A single genomic interval of Vulpes vulpes isolate BD-2025 chromosome 3, VulVul3, whole genome shotgun sequence harbors:
- the DEXI gene encoding dexamethasone-induced protein translates to MPGARVAAHLDALGPLVPSVPPPLLPSMFYVGLFFVNVLILYYAFLMEYIVLNVGLVFLPEDMDQALVDLGVLSDPGSGLYDADSELDVFDGYLE, encoded by the coding sequence ATGCCCGGCGCCCGGGTCGCGGCCCACCTGGACGCGCTGGGCCCCCTGGTCCCCTCcgtgccgccgccgctgctgcccTCTATGTTCTACGTGGGCCTGTTCTTCGTCAATGTGCTGATCCTGTACTACGCCTTCCTCATGGAGTACATCGTCCTCAACGTGGGCCTCGTCTTCCTGCCCGAGGACATGGACCAGGCGCTCGTGGACCTCGGCGTGCTCTCCGACCCCGGCTCGGGCCTCTACGACGCCGACTCGGAGCTCGACGTCTTCGATGGTTACCTGGAGTAG